Proteins from a genomic interval of Fusarium oxysporum Fo47 chromosome I, complete sequence:
- a CDS encoding SacI homology domain-containing protein — protein MAQLNTPKLPYRDINVKIANDSYTFTSPSSPDAPALVIDRPTGDVRLSEGSAASAKRTTRVSSIAGILGIIQLRLDKYVIFITKAQPVGRLKGHMVYKVAATEILPMRERLIHDPDEDIFIQLLKNFLASGPMYFSYSIDLTNSFQRQAQADTSKPLWMQADDRFFFNKYLQGDLIDFRTRGARSQPGAQPGVDPYILPCIFGMLEIKPTTFKGNPLTLVLITRRSRHRGGTRYFTRGVDDEGHVANYNETEQIIILNDSSSGLGGYAGSSDMQSGKFGAGAGQEMQIFSYVQTRGSVPTFWAEINSLRYVPKLQIRGVDAAFSAAQKHFDEQIRLYGDNYLINLVNQKGREQRVKQSYEQMVEKLVSSPKERQEADLLTEEKFTTIQPEGKRQEFDRLHYVYFDYHSETKGMKMHKAYALIEKLADALEKQGYFRAIDTPSSVDGSLDARSYQTSVMRTNCMDCLDRTNVVQSMFARHKLDRIFEDVGFMPRGSSFRDEDPAFEDLFRNLWADNADVVSNSYAGTGAMKTDVTRTGNRTKVGALQDARIGITRYFRNNFLDGPRQDSFDLFLGAYRPGSTNIGTTLVFTDRRPVLIQAIPYILAFSVFIVFIGLFTRRDPEASALPLRIFLFFWMAIAAWSFYFVWNHGMLYVNWPRLNPRPFAVEGYNEHFAKARKDSVIGTYVAKHERGLSTARYLNAEEGKKRIE, from the exons ATGGCGCAGCTCAACACCCCCAAATTGCCTTATCGCGACATTAATGTCAAGATCGCCAACGACTCTTATACTTTCACTTCGCCTTCGTCTCCCGATGCGCCCGCCCTGGTAATCGATCGTCCCACTGGTGATGTCCGCCTGAGTGAAGGCAGCGCCGCATCAGCCAAGAGAACAACTCGCGTCTCGAGTATCGCTGGTATTCTGGGAATTATTCAGCTTCGCCTTG ACAAGTatgtcatcttcatcacgAAAGCCCAGCCTGTCGGCCGTCTCAAAGGCCACATGGTGTATAAGGTCGCTGCCACGGAGATCCTGCCCATGCGCGAGCGCTTGATTCACGACCCCGACGAAGACATCTTCATTCAGCTTCTTAAGAACTTTTTGGCTTCAGGGCCTATGTACTTTTCTTATTCCATCGATCTTACCAACTCCTTCCAACGTCAGGCCCAGGCCGACACTTCCAAGCCCCTGTGGATGCAGGCCGACGATcgtttcttcttcaacaagtaTCTTCAGGGCGATTTAATCGACTTCCGCACCCGAGGCGCTCGATCACAGCCTGGCGCACAACCCGGCGTTGACCCCTATATCCTACCATGCATCTTCGGCATGCTTGAGATCAAGCCTACCACATTCAAGGGCAACCCCTTGACTCTGGTTCTTATTACCCGCCGATCCCGCCACCGTGGTGGTACCAGGTACTTTACTCGAGGTGTAGATGATGAAGGACACGTCGCCAACTACAATGAGACGGAACAaatcatcatcctcaatgACAGCAGCAGCGGGTTAGGTGGATACGCAGGCAGTTCGGACATGCAGAGCGGCAAGTTTGGCGCTGGCGCCGGTCAAGAGATGCAGATATTCTCTTATGTCCAGACCCGTGGTAGCGTTCCTACGTTTTGGGCTGAAATCAACAGCTTGCGATATGTTCCTAAGCTTCAAATCCGCGGCGTCGATGCAGCTTTCTCCGCTGCTCAGAAACACTTCGACGAGCAAATTCGCTTATATGGTGACAACTATCTCATCAACTTGGTCAACCAGAAGGGTCGCGAGCAGCGGGTCAAGCAATCGTACGAGCAGATGGTGGAGAAGCTCGTCTCTTCTCCTAAGGAGCGGCAAGAAGCAGATCTGCTCACCGAGGAGAAGTTCACCACAATTCAGCCGGAGGGCAAACGCCAAGAGTTTGACCGGCTGCACTATGTCTACTTTGACTACCACAGCGAGACAAAGGGCATGAAGATGCACAAGGCTTACGCTCTTATTGAGAAGTTGGCCGATGCATTGGAGAAGCAGGGCTACTTCCGTGCCATTGACACCCCATCTAGCGTTGACGGTAGCCTCGACGCCCGGAGCTACCAGACGAGTGTCATGCGTACAAACTGCATGGACTGCCTCGACCGAACGAATGTTGTCCAGAGCATGTTCGCTCGGCATAAGCTTGACCGCATCTTTGAGGATGTTGGCTTCATGCCCCGCGGCTCTTCATTCCGTGACGAGGATCCTGCTTTTGAGGATTTGTTCCGTAATCTCTGGGCTGACAACGCTGATGTTGTCTCCAACTCATATGCTGGCACTGGTGCCATGAAGACTGATGTCACACGTACTGGTAACCGAACCAAAGTCGGTGCCCTTCAGGATGCCCGTATTGGTATCACACGTTATTTCCGTAACAACTTCCTCGATGGACCCCGACAAGATTCTTTTGATCTTTTCCTTGGAGCTTACCGACCAGGCTCAACCAATATCGGCACTACTCTGGTCTTCACTGACCGTCGACCGGTCTTGATCCAGGCTATTCCCTATATCCTTGCCTTCAGTGTCTTCATTGTATTCATTGGCCTCTTCACCCGCCGAGACCCAGAGGCAAGCGCCCTGCCTCTTCGtatcttccttttcttctggATGGCTATTGCTGCCTGGTCTTTCTACTTTGTCTGGAATCACGGCATGCTCTAT GTTAACTGGCCACGCCTCAACCCCAGGCCATTTGCTGTCGAGGGCTACAATGAGCACTTCGCCAAGGCGCGCAAGGACTCTGTCATTGGAACCTATGTGGCGAAACACGAGAGGGGGCTCAGCACAGCTCGATACCTCAATGCCgaggagggcaagaagaggaTTGAATAG
- a CDS encoding ras family-domain-containing protein encodes MASRQPPAGARGTNTRFAQFKLVLLGESAVGKSSIVLRFVKDQFDSYRESTIGAAFLTQTISLDENTTVKFEIWDTAGQERYKSLAPMYYRNANCAVVVYDITQSASLDKAKAWVKELQRQANENIVIALAGNKLDLVTEQPDKRAIPTADAEAYAREAGLLFFETSAKTAENVQTLFTAIAKKLPLDQAGPRHARPGQRPGVSLAPENSNTNVSGPCSC; translated from the exons ATGGCCTCCCGACAACCTCCCGCTGGCGCCCGCGGCACTAACACCCGGTTCGCTCAGTTTAAGCTGGTCCTTCTAG GCGAGTCCGCTGTCGGAAAG AGTTCAATAGTCTTGCGATTTGTCAAG GACCAATTCGATTCCTATCGCGAGTCCACCATCGGTGCTGCCTTCTTGACCCAGACCATCTCTCTCGATGAGAACACTACTGTCAAGTTCGAGATTTGGGATACTGCCGGCCAGGAACGCTACAAGTCTCTCGCTCCCATGTACTACCGAAATGCAAACTGCGCCGTTGTCGTTTACGATATCACTCAATCT GCATCACTAGACAAGGCAAAGGCTTGGGTTAAGGAGCTCCAACGCCAGGCGAATGAGAACATTGTCATTGCCCTCGCAGGAAATAAGCTGGATTTGGTTACTGAGCAACCCGACAAACGAGCCATTCCCACCGCCGATGCTGAGGCTTATGCTCGTGAGGCTggcctcctcttcttcgagacTTCTGCCAAGACTGCCGAGAACGTCCAAACTCTTTTCACAGCCATAGCTAAGAAGCTGCCTCTGGACCAAGCTGGTCCACGACATGCTCGACCGGGCCAACGACCAGGTGTCAGCCTGGCTCCCGAGAACTCCAACACCAACGTCAGCGGCCCTTGCAGCTGCTAA
- a CDS encoding mitochondrial inner membrane protein Mitofilin, translated as MLRTSLQSVRAFGGRPVVAAAARQWPIAATRRASLAGQRFYSVEKKSEIDPTKQPVLPASQTVTSERIHETTIDDVGETKAATTDVPLTPPPPPPAPAPIKKKGFFRRLKNFVFTLLVLGVVGFAGGVWYSRVSDNFHDFFTEYVPFGEQAVLYLEEMDYKKRFPNITGRSKTQATEDAVRVPAQSGASWRVADAGQAGRHSSAGPVSAAAKKAEEVVKPKPKAKAPVEAKPVAKAVEEPAPTPRSDSGFKAPEVNEPSKFPPLKPIDLLSLEDAKEPVVQDLVHMVNDLILVINADNAHGKYGTSVSKAKDEIAKVGGKLKAMKGEFEKKAAQQVREKIEEFDKAATDLIDRVENTMISQENQWRQDFEQEMKKVRENYEDRVNVLLEREKKLNEEKLQNQLAQQALALKKEFTKDVEKQVEQERESRLGKLNALSSAVSDLEKLTTGWNDVIDTNLKTQQLHVAVEAVRASLEDDHHPRPFIRELVALREIASDDPVVNAAIASVNPSAYQRGISTTSQLIDRFRRVANEVRKASLLPDEAGVASHASSWVLSHVMFKKQGLADGNDVESILTRTQTYLEEGDLDSAAREINGLDGWAKTLSKDWLGEVRKVLEVQQALDVIATEARLQSLRVD; from the exons ATGTTGCGAACTTCGCTTCAGTCTGTGAGGGCATTTGGCGGCAGGCCCGTTGTGGCCGCTGCTGCCCGCCAATGGCCCATTGCGGCTACACGGCGTGCCAGCCTTGCTGGTCAG CGTTTCTACTCCGTCGAAAAGAAGTCCGAGATCGATCCCACTAAGCAACCTGTTTTGCCAGCTTCCCAAACGGTTACGTCCGAGAGAATCCACGAGACCACCATTGACGATGTTGGCGAGACCAAGGCCGCTACCACAGACGTCCCTTTGAcacctcctccccctcctcctgcGCCTGCGcctatcaagaagaagggcttCTTCCGAAGGCTCAAGAACTTTGTCTTCACCCTGCTTGTTCTTGGTGTCGTTGGTTTCGCTGGAGGTGTCTGGTACTCTCGCGTGAGCGACAACTTCCACGATTTCTTCACCGAATACGTCCCCTTTGGCGAGCAGGCTGTTCTCTACCTCGAGGAGATGGACTACAAGAAACGGTTCCCTAACATCACCGGCCGATCAAAGACTCAAGCCACCGAGGATGCTGTTCGAGTTCCTGCCCAAAGCGGCGCTTCCTGGAGAGTAGCCGATGCAGGCCAAGCCGGACGTCACTCAAGTGCTGGCCCTGTTTCCGCCGCTGCTaagaaggccgaggaggtTGTTAaacccaagcccaaggctaAGGCTCCAGTCGAGGCCAAGCCTGTTGCGAAGGCGGTTGAGGAGCCTGCTCCTACCCCCAGGTCTGACTCTGGTTTCAAAGCACCAGAAGTGAATGAGCCTTCTAAGTTCCCTCCTCTGAAGCCAATCGACCTTCTATCGCTCGAGGATGCAAAGGAGCCTGTTGTTCAAGACCTCGTCCACATGGTGAACGACCTTATCCTAGTCATCAACGCCGACAATGCTCATGGCAAGTATGGCACCTCTGTTAGCAAGGCTAAGGATGAGATCGCCAAGGTTGGAGGCAAGCTTAAGGCCATGAAGGGTGAgttcgagaagaaggctgccCAGCAAGTCAGAGAAAAGATTGAGGAGTTCGACAAGGCTGCTACAGATCTAATCGATCGTGTTGAGAACACCATGATCAGCCAGGAGAACCAATGGCGACAAGACTTTGAGcaagagatgaagaaggtcCGAGAAAACTATGAGGACCGAGTTAATGTGCTTCTTGAGCGTGAGAAGAAACTTAACGAGGAGAAACTCCAGAACCAGCTCGCGCAGCAGGCTTTGGCCCTTAAGAAGGAGTTTaccaaggatgttgagaagcaAGTTGAGCAGGAGCGTGAGAGCCGACTAGGCAAGCTGAACGCTCTGTCGTCTGCCGTATCagaccttgagaagcttaCCACAGGCTGGAACGATGTTATTGACACCAACCTCAAGACTCAGCAGCTGCACGTTGCCGTTGAGGCTGTCCGAGCCAGCTTGGAGGATGACCACCACCCTCGCCCTTTTATTCGCGAGCTCGTTGCTCTCCGAGAAATCGCTTCCGATGATCCTGTTGTCAATGCCGCCATCGCCTCCGTTAACCCATCCGCTTACCAACGCGGTATCTCTACTACCTCCCAGCTGATCGACCGTTTCCGTCGTGTCGCCAATGAGGTCCGAAAGGCTTCATTGTTACCCGATGAGGCCGGTGTTGCCAGCCACGCTTCCAGCTGGGTTCTTAGCCACGTTATGTTCAAGAAGCAAGGTCTTGCGGACGGTAACGATGTTGAGAGCATTCTCACCCGAACCCAAACGTACCTTGAGGAGGGTGATCTGGATTCTGCGGCGCGAGAAATTAACGGCTTGGATGGATGGGCCAAGACCTTGAGTAAGGATTGGCTCGGCGAGGTTCGCAAGGTGTTGGAGGTTCAGCAGGCTCTCGAC GTGATTGCCACAGAAGCCCGTCTTCAGAGTCTCCGTGTGGATTAA
- a CDS encoding Mur ligase translates to MAARRGIGTVFRDYNEALRQLSTLYSNRQATNLFDKSIAPNASSVPPKDLNALAIPEMREWLRRAGYEPKDLARLRHIHIAGTKGKGSVSAFATGMLRQYETVGTYTSPHLVSPRERIAIQGEQVSQKLFAEAFFELWERLSEAAKKDGKSLTESEGPGSKPFFFRFMTLLAWHIFLREKVDSVVLECGIGGEYDATNVVPPEAVSAAVITQLGIDHVAMLGDTVEKISWHKAGILKPGVRGFVRRMDEKPGVRQVLQQRAAEKGAELIELDDASVERWGGVAGRLPGDFQKYNQALAVLAVRQHLGMSVDPKTAFLNLPKKMFTGLKEASLRGRCEIIQQGHIGWYLDGAHTKDSMYEVAKWFASNIGNDESAVLVFNQQERDATQLLATLLDTVQEVTGRENIFSHALFTRNDQEGPSTDEEARDLSVQTRVAKMMAERAANCEVNTFDNIQDAVTEARKVAGSHQKVLSTGSMYLAGGVLRALEPEGLL, encoded by the coding sequence ATGGCGGCACGGAGGGGCATTGGCACCGTGTTCCGCGATTACAATGAAGCTCTCCGTCAACTTTCGACACTTTACTCAAATCGCCAAGCCACGAATCTTTTTGACAAATCAATTGCCCCAAATGCCTCATCTGTACCACCAAAAGATCTCAATGCTTTAGCTATTCCTGAGATGCGCGAATGGCTCCGACGTGCTGGATATGAACCAAAGGATCTTGCACGCCTGAGACACATTCACATAGCGGGcaccaaaggcaaaggctctGTAAGTGCATTTGCGACGGGTATGCTACGGCAGTACGAGACTGTTGGGACTTACACGAGCCCACATCTCGTGAGTCCGCGCGAGCGCATTGCCATTCAAGGAGAGCAGGTTTCTCAGAAACTCTTCGCTGAGGCTTTCTTTGAGCTCTGGGAAAGGCTGTCTGAAGCTGCTAAGAAGGATGGCAAAAGCCTCACCGAGTCCGAAGGACCTGGCTCAAAGCCATTCTTCTTCCGCTTTATGACACTCCTTGCTTGGCATATCTTCCTGAGAGAAAAGGTCGATAGCGTTGTTCTTGAATGCGGTATTGGTGGAGAGTACGACGCCACAAATGTGGTGCCTCCTGAGGCTGTTTCTGCCGCGGTCATCACGCAGCTGGGTATAGATCATGTCGCGATGCTGGGCGACACGGTTGAGAAGATCTCATGGCACAAAGCCGGCATTCTTAAGCCAGGTGTGCGTGGCTTTGTCCGACGCATGGACGAGAAGCCTGGCGTGAGGCAAGTACTTCAACAGCGAGCAGCAGAAAAAGGCGCTGAGCTCATCGAGTTGGATGACGCCAGTGTCGAACGATGGGGAGGTGTGGCTGGGAGACTACCAGGTGATTTTCAAAAGTATAACCAAGCTCTTGCTGTGCTTGCTGTACGACAACATCTAGGTATGAGTGTTGATCCCAAGACTGCTTTTCTTAACCTTCCAAAAAAGATGTTTACAGGGCTCAAGGAGGCAAGTCTCAGAGGGCGCTGTGAGATCATTCAGCAGGGCCATATTGGCTGGTACCTGGATGGTGCGCATACGAAGGATAGCATGTATGAGGTCGCAAAATGGTTTGCTTCGAATATTGGAAACGATGAATCGGCAGTTCTGGTTTTCAACCAGCAGGAGAGAGATGCAACACAACTGCTGGCAACATTGCTTGACACTGTTCAAGAAGTTACAGGGAGAGAAAACATATTCAGCCATGCGCTCTTTACAAGGAACGATCAGGAGGGACCGTCAAcggatgaagaagccagagaTCTGAGTGTTCAGACACGTGTTGCAAAAATGATGGCTGAGAGAGCAGCTAATTGTGAGGTCAACACATTTGATAATATCCAGGACGCTGTAACTGAGGCCAGAAAAGTTGCAGGATCTCATCAGAAGGTTTTGTCAACAGGGAGCATGTATCTTGCAGGGGGCGTTTTGCGAGCGCTGGAGCCTGAAGGTCTATTATAG
- a CDS encoding Mur ligase has translation MSFGGLLGNLSDAIDALNSLQTPFDVVEARRKAGIRPDAVSIKEMQTYLHRIGYTPSDLNRLNIVHVAGTKGKGSTCAFVDSILSQYQHTRGTPRKTGFFTSPHLIAVRERIRINSTPISEDLFAKYFFEVWDLLESAPKDDAKKLMAPRPIYARYLTLMSWHVFLQEGIDVAIYETGIGGEFDATNVVEKPIASGISTLGIDHVFALGDTVAKIAWHKAGIMKTGSAAFTIEQVPDAEEVLRKRASEKNVDLKVLPVDPRLSSVQIRPDATFQKRNATLAIALAETALEKVGISLPPRTDTLPQEFIDGLEKVVWRGRCEVKKEDKVTWHVDGAHTSDSLKMSSKWFKDETSGRFSNGPRVMIFNQQGRSEAVDFLESVFKATRREGQPAFDHVIFCTNVTYAASGYKRDFVNRQFDPAEIDKMTVQQRFADKWMSLDPTATVKVMPTIEQSINYARHLGEDLPEGETVQAFITGSLHLVGGALGILEKADAL, from the exons ATGTCTTTTGGCGGGCTTTTAGGCAACCTTTCA GATGCCATTGATGCGCTCAACTCACTTCAGACACCTTTTGATGTCGTCGAGGCTCGTCGGAAGGCGGGGATAAGGCCTGATGCTGTGTCTATCAAGGAAATGCAGACATACCTTCATCGCATTGGATATACT CCGTCTGATCTCAATCGCCTAAATATTGTACATGTAGCCGGCACAAAAGGCAAAGGTAGTACCTGCGCCTTTGTCGACTCTATCCTCTCTCAGTATCAGCACACAAGGGGCACACCCCGCAAGACAGGCTTTTTCACATCGCCTCATCTCATCGCTGTTCGTGAGCGCATACGCATCAACTCAACGCCCATTTCAGAAGACCTATTCGCAAAGTATTTCTTCGAGGTGTGGGACCTTCTCGAATCGGCACCGAAAGATGATGCAAAGAAACTCATGGCTCCTCGACCTATTTATGCGCGATATCtgactttgatgagttggcaTGTCTTTCTTCAAGAGGGCATAGATGTTGCTATATATGAGACTGGTATCGGTGGTGAATTTGATGCTACAAACGTCGTAGAGAAGCCTATAGCATCTGGCATTAGTACACTGGGCATTGATCATGTCTTTGCTCTCGGTGATACGGTGGCTAAGATTGCATGGCACAAGGCGGGCATCATGAAGACTGGAAGCGCGGCCTTTACAATCGAACAGGTCCCAGACGCAGAAGAAGTTCTGAGGAAAAGAGCCTCGGAAAAGAACGTGGATCTGAAAGTCCTACCAGTCGACCCTCGGCTTAGCAGCGTTCAAATTCGACCAGATGCAACTTTTCAGAAGCGCAATGCTACACTGGCTATCGCACTCGCCGAAACAGCACTGGAGAAAGTTGGCATTTCTCTACCGCCTCGGACGGATACTTTACCCCAGGAGTTTATAGACGGGCTTGAAAAGGTTGTGTGGAGAGGTCGGTgtgaggtcaagaaggaagacaagGTGACATGGCACGTCGATGGCGCCCATACTTCTGATAGTCTCAAGATGTCTTCTAAGTGGTTCAAGGACGAAACTTCTGGACG ATTCAGCAATGGACCGCGTGTCATGATCTTCAATCAACAAGGCCGTTCAGAAGCTGTCGACTTTCTCGAGTCCGTTTTTAAGGCGACCAGACGAGAAGGACAACCAGCATTTGACCATGTCATCTTCTGCACAAACGTCACCTATGCAGCATCTGGCTACAAGCGTGACTTTGTCAACCGTCAATTCGACCCTGCTgagattgataagatgaCTGTTCAGCAACGGTTTGCGGATAAGTGGATGTCCCTTGATCCCACGGCCACAGTAAAAGTCATGCCCACAATCGAACAATCCATTAACTACGCTCGGCATCTTGGAGAGGATCTCCCAGAGGGAGAGACGGTGCAGGCCTTTATCACGGGAAGCTTGCATCTTGTTGGTGGTGCCTTAGGAATACTGGAAAAGGCTGATGCTCTATGA
- a CDS encoding Mss4-like protein yields the protein MAECNGSKTLEAKCYCGSVHYTIDVPVSKLPLLTHLCHCSLCRYGSGAPCIFHAPLPDGVKPKFVEPSSRSNMTSYAIGKKIGTWNFCSTCGCHIASTGPPENEFWTVASSTFVNASDFFDVRKHIFSNSTKDRGIAEALTHAGGKEFIDWNPSDGSPEAKIVESRVEVGKDGEERLRVECECKGISFTIPRPSQEIKEDKFYSQFVSHRDDTKWLATFDACDDCRLHNGTNVVGWTFVPLSICEPRIEDDLLIGSAKTFKSSDNVVRSFCGTCGATVFFSHACRRPSENHHVVDLATGIIRAPEGVMAEKWLTWRARLAWADSGKRFDSDFTEALQEGMNKWVLKREGLVEDYNIG from the coding sequence ATGGCAGAATGTAATGGAAGCAAGACTCTTGAAGCCAAGTGCTATTGCGGCTCTGTCCATTACACAATCGATGTACCGGTTTCGAAACTACCTCTACTCACCCATCTCTGCCATTGCAGCCTCTGCAGGTATGGCTCTGGTGCGCCATGCATCTTTCATGCTCCGCTACCGGATGGGGTGAAACCCAAGTTCGTGGAACCATCCTCCAGAAGTAATATGACGAGCTACGCCATCGGGAAGAAGATCGGAACATGGAACTTCTGCTCAACGTGTGGTTGTCACATTGCTTCAACTGGGCCGCCTGAGAACGAGTTCTGGACAGTTGCTTCATCAACATTCGTGAATGCTTCAGACTTCTTTGATGTCCGCAAGCACATCTTCAGCAACTCCACAAAGGACCGGGGGATCGCCGAAGCCCTGACACATGCTGGCGGAAAGGAGTTCATTGACTGGAACCCTTCTGACGGTAGCCCCGAGGCAAAGATTGTTGAATCTCGTGTGGAAGTTGGGAAGGACGGGGAAGAGCGTCTTCGTGTGGAATGCGAGTGTAAAGGCATCTCTTTCACTATTCCCCGGCCGAGCcaagagatcaaggaggacAAATTCTATTCACAATTCGTTTCTCATAGAGACGATACCAAGTGGCTTGCGACTTTTGACGCATGTGACGATTGCCGGCTTCACAATGGGACTAACGTTGTGGGATGGACGTTTGTCCCTTTATCCATATGCGAGCCCCGTATCGAAGACGATCTACTCATTGGGAGCGCCAAGACGTTCAAATCGTCGGACAATGTCGTGAGATCCTTCTGCGGCACTTGCGGTGCAACCGTTTTCTTCTCTCACGCTTGTCGAAGGCCGTCTGAGAACCATCATGTTGTCGACTTGGCCACGGGTATCATCAGAGCACCTGAGGGTGTCATGGCAGAGAAGTGGCTCACTTGGCGAGCAAGGTTGGCATGGGCTGATAGCGGAAAGAGATTCGATAGTGACTTCACTGAAGCACTGCAAGAAGGCATGAATAAGTGggtgttgaagagagaaggTCTTGTTGAGGATTACAATATCGGTTGA
- a CDS encoding Prefoldin subunit-domain-containing protein: MSEVSDFDKQQRQLEDDLSKLQNALKHWQTWHVEYEMLKEEVEAVCKNGETELKTIHAGFEGELLKDRELDEIFGERTHRSGEQILNILDRRIDYVTTNITSLQKQISAAETKLDESQPDFTEDDGLPITEIIEQLDDDDNVISYKLNQPDTALPKIQDALQKAGIEDLEDGNSASKIESSEQKEAEYSQESPSQHTELETTTLAPSATKGVAFAADTKMQDGPKPQVSRNAKRVEEIMNHAKEQEKISNEQAYIPEDEDEEDAELRRQMLEYSGEVGAVVAELQLEEGDSDDYEHEYSDEGFGDDDDDQEDKYGRYTGRVVTDDYRQRMLELEKKLGIKSRFTEQPEDRDGDASSDDEEGIGRIVVKPASATTTTSSSSASKPAPTKSNIKEKQPEQPNGKKGVRFASNLDIAPENEPTVLPVREAPVKEKEPIVEPLSDKIVERSSTAKAPDTSEIKSTRKPSRFKKARDTVPPGPLDVPTKFLDQDRPTAPTGPEGTTLADTLVERESTRAAPHPPDEFDDELIYQEVADEHHKLRKKFIQREGGFLKEDESPIQPLEEQDGGREPVSRFKAARLSKY; this comes from the coding sequence ATGTCGGAGGTTTCGGACTTTGATAAGCAACAAAGGCAGCTGGAAGATGATCTCAGCAAGCTGCAGAATGCCCTGAAGCATTGGCAGACCTGGCATGTTGAGTATGAGATGCTCAAAGAAGAGGTCGAAGCCGTATGCAAGAATGGCGAGACAGAGCTTAAGACCATTCACGCCGGATTCGAAGGAGAGCTTTTGAAAGATCGTGAACTTGATGAGATCTTTGGTGAGAGGACACATCGATCCGGCGAACAGATTTTGAATATTCTTGACCGACGCATCGATTACGTTACCACGAATATCACATCGCTGCAAAAGCAGATCAGCGCTGCTGAGACCAAGCTTGACGAAAGTCAACCCGACTTTACTGAAGACGACGGTCTGCCTATCACAGAAATTATCgagcagcttgacgatgacgacaaCGTTATCTCTTACAAGCTTAACCAGCCTGATACTGCCTTACCTAAGATTCAAGATGCCCTTCAGAAGGCCGGTATCGAAGATCTCGAAGATGGCAACTCAGCCTCAAAAATCGAGAGCTCTGAACAAAAAGAAGCCGAATACTCCCAAGAAAGTCCTTCCCAGCATACAGAGCTTGAAACCACGACTCTAGCACCATCTGCCACTAAGGGAGTGGCATTTGCTGCAGATACTAAAATGCAAGACGGCCCAAAGCCCCAAGTCTCGCGGAATGCTAAGCGTGTTGAAGAGATCATGAACCATGCcaaggagcaggagaagatCAGCAACGAGCAAGCGTACATCcccgaggatgaggatgaggaggacgCAGAGTTGCGGCGGCAGATGCTCGAATACTCGGGAGAAGTTGGTGCTGTTGTCGCCGAGCTGCAGCTCGAAGAGGGAGACAGCGACGACTACGAACATGAGTACAGTGACGAAGGTTTTGgggatgatgacgacgaccAGGAAGACAAATATGGTCGGTATACTGGCCGCGTTGTGACAGATGATTACCGTCAAAGAATGCTGGAGTTAGAGAAGAAACTGGGCATCAAATCCCGCTTCACCGAGCAGCCAGAAGATAGGGATGGTGATGCAAGTtcggatgatgaagaaggcattGGTCGTATCGTAGTCAAGCCAGCCTCGgcgacaacaacaacatcatcatcctcagcctcgaAACCTGCGCCCACCAAGTCAAACATCAAAGAGAAGCAACCAGAACAGCCCAACGGCAAGAAGGGCGTTCGCTTTGCTTCCAATCTGGATATCGCACCGGAGAACGAGCCCACTGTCCTTCCGGTGAGAGAAGCCCCtgtgaaggagaaggaacCGATTGTGGAACCATTGAGCGACAAAATTGTTGAGCGCTCCAGCACTGCCAAGGCTCCCGATACATCTGAAATCAAGTCGACGCGCAAACCATCGAGATTCAAGAAGGCCAGAGATACTGTTCCACCGGGCCCTCTTGATGTCCCCACCAAGTTCCTAGATCAGGACAGGCCTACGGCACCTACGGGTCCTGAAGGAACAACGCTCGCTGACACATTAGTTGAGCGCGAATCCACACGCGCTGCTCCTCACCCACCGGATGAATTTGATGATGAGTTGATATATCAAGAGGTCGCCGATGAGCACCACAAGCTTCGAAAGAAATTCATCCAACGAGAAGGTGGGTTCCTCAAGGAAGATGAATCTCCGATCCAACCTTTGGAGGAGCAAGATGGTGGACGGGAGCCAGTCAGTCGTTTCAAGGCTGCCAGGCTCTCAAAGTACTAA